DNA sequence from the Acinonyx jubatus isolate Ajub_Pintada_27869175 chromosome A3, VMU_Ajub_asm_v1.0, whole genome shotgun sequence genome:
CCCTTGCCACTTGGGTACCTGGAAGCAGGTTCTGGAGGCACAGCTCCAAGGTTTGCACTGAGGTGCTCCACTCCTGCCGGCTCCCCAGGGTGGTCAGGTGgctggaggtggagaggagagcTGACTTTGGTACCGCATAGGCTTAATTTCACACCCGCGtctgctgttttattttgtgtggGTATCCTTGGACAGTCCCTcgctctctgagcctctgtttcctcatctgtaaaatgggggcaataataTCTTAATCTCAGGGTTTTGTGATGAAGCGAGATAATGTGCGGTTCCCAGGGGCTCCTAAACTAACCAGGTGAACTAAGGGTGGGAAAACAGCTTAATACAGCCCTCTTATTCCCCCAGGCATGGATGgaataaatcaagaaaagaaaggaggccATGTGTCTGGCTGCAACAAGTAGAGAAGTCGTGGAATCTGCTGCCTGCCTGGGCCTCCTAATCTTCTGTCCCTGATGCGGGGGCAGAACTCACTCTGTACTAAGTGCTCTCCCTGTGATGGAGGTGAGCCTTGATggagactgcccccccccccatggcacCTACATGCACTAGGAGGCATCTCCCCACCTACCCGTCGTTTGCTCACCAcctcccccagctctctctctctctcttttgtacaTCCATGTCTCTGAGAGCCCTCCTTCTCAAAATGTGGCAGAGGACCAACAGGACCGCCATCCCCTgggagcttgctagaaatgcagaatgccaaccccagacctgctgcatcagaatctgcattttaacgagATCCCCAGAGGAGTCAACCCCAGGAGGCTCATGTGCACATTAAAGGCTGAGAAGCACTAGATGGAGATTTAGAGCACCTCCGTCTAAAATGCATGAGACTCACAACTTTCAAGTTGGACGGTGTTTGAGGCTGTCACCGGAAATCCTATCTCAAGCTACAAGAGCACATCCAGGTAACGTTTGGAAATTGGTATTTCGTTCATCCCGGGAGGGTATGTTCCTGACCTCTACAATATGACCCtccattaattttctttatgttgaaCTAAATCATTTTGACCAAAATACTACAGAATATAGTTTTAAAGGTAAATCACATTTTAGGCTTGCAAGAGAAGACTCTTTTCTATGCTTCTCCATTCCCGAGTCAGCCacttttgttatttctccttgtaTTTATCTCTATGCTTCTATTGCTACCTCTTAATTTTTCTAGCTCTAGATGTTATCTGTAGATTTCCTGCTATGGAATTAAGGATTTTGCTTTTCCTaccaccctcccccacacataCGTTCAAGGACACTAACACTAACACACTTCTTCCATCCTCCCAAAGAGCTAAATCACTGGGATGGATATTCAGGGCTTACCTTGTGGCCATGTAAATATTACTGTTCAGCTTTTTGTGTTCCCTGGAGTTAGTGATTACTTTGTTTTATCATCTCCTTGGTTTTCTGGGCACCAATGGATAATTTACTCCCAAAGCAACCAGCGGaactgaacatttatttttaacatatctaAAACCCGCAGATAATCGATCTCATTTTCTTCTGGAGACATGCCTCCCGGAGCATCTTGCTTTTGAGTCCAGGctgggttgtttgctttcttcactGGGAAGCACAGCTGACATCCTGAGCCTTTCTCATCATTGCTTTCCTGTACTTAGCCTCATTTCTTTAGTCTCGTATTGTCCTTGCGGTTTAATGCCTGATTTTGCTGAAGCACATCCTCTGGCAGCTTTCTAGGAAAGAGTGTATGCAAGGTCAAAGTTTTGAGAACTTGCATGGCTTACaatgtctttattctattctCATATGTGATAATCATTTGGACGGATACCTGGGTTTAGGTTGGAAATAATCTTCCCTCAGAATTTTGCAGGCATTGCTTTATTACTCTGGGAAGAACCAAAGCAAGAACCACCAATGAATGGTCCCAAGGGCCAGCAGCATTGGCTCTATGCACTGTTGAGCCCATCACTTCCAAAGATGTCAAGTCCACCAGGCTTGAGTCTTTGGACAGGGCCCACTGGAGGCAGATATGAGATACGccacctgattctttttttttaatgtttatttatttgttttagtggagagagagagagagaaggtggataCACgtgcatgcaagcgggggagggacagagagagagagagagagagagagagagagagagagagagagagtaagaatcccaagcaggctccactctgtcagtgcaaagcctgtggCAGGACTcgattccacaaaccgtgagatcatgacctgagcccatgcgGAGaatctggatgcttaaccaactgagccaccaaccaggagcccctggtGCCTGATTCTTGCTGTCTCCTCTCCTTGGGGCTCTATGGTCACTGtccccttcttcccccaccccattcagTTTTCCTTCAAAGTATGGTATATGCGCAAGGATTCTGTTCCCAGTTATGATCCGCTTCCACTCTTGCCTCTCAAGTCACTAAACTGAGATGCGGTGGAACTTCTGTAACCACCACCCACTTACAGATTATCATGGGAatagggtttgggttttttttccagatgatcAATCTCTTCCTTATCTGTCcattttccttaatttcattcTCAGAGGGTAACTTCAACCTCCAGTTTGGGGGTTCCTATGATGTGGCCCTCTTACATTCACGTTATCTATGCCATTTCTGGAATCCCAGTATCTGGAACACTTCCCACAAACCACAGGGCTGAGAAacagccccctcctgccccaccccttaGCAGTCTGGTGGGAGCCCCGCCCCAGAAAGCCTCAGGGAACTTCCTGGCAGAGCCTATCTCTGCACTCCAGGGCTACCATCCTGAAAATTCCCCCCACAGGGGCCCACAGGTATCACCCAGCTCTCAGGGGAGAGAGAGCTGCCGACAGGAAGATTGAATGATTGTCCCTGGACACACAGCTCTGGGAACCCgcaggagaaagaaagcagtCCTTCCTCTCGTGCTCAGCTGCCCATGTGATGATGGGGTTAGAATGCCTTCCTGGTAACTCAGATCCCCACGGCGAGGCGGGGGGGCGCCCTAGGGCAGAGAattcccaaaggcaaggggatgAGTCTTCATTCTCAGAAATCACTGACTCCCTTCTGGCTAGGCTTATGAGGCCCAAACCAGCAGcagcccccctctctgccccagggCCCTACCTGGCAATAGGTCACAATGCCCCAGCTGCCCTGTCCCAGAATAGCTGACTGAAAAGAGAGGTGAGGAGGGtttggtgggtgggtgtgtggggagggggagattcCCACCGAGCTCACCCTTGAGTGTCTGCCAGGGCCCCactccctcccacacacccacTCCCCACACTCCCTCCCACATTAGTCCTTCCTGTcacctccacctccctccatgaCCCAGCTCCACTTACCCAAGCCCAAAGCCCTTGCTTATCCTATCCCAGTCCCTCCCAGGGGCCTGGGTGCGGGGGAGGGGTCGTGTAGTCCAGTGGGTCCACGTATGTCCCCCTGGGGCCCTAACCTGGCCCAGCTCCTCGACAGTGTCCTAGGGCTGGGGGCACTGGGGCTGACGATTCGGACAGTCTTTTCCACGGCTGGCCCagccttgctgctgctgctcctggtCAGTTTCCTGGCCTTCGACCTTCTCCACTGGTAAGTGCGCTGCAGCCTGGCAGGCGGGTAAGTGGTCACCTTCTAGAAGCCCAGAGGCCACCTGCTCTCTCCACAGGCCCGCAGACGCCCCCCGGCCACAGCACACACTTCTCACAGGAGGCCGGAGTCAGGGGGCCGGTGAGGGTCCGGGACAGCGGGAGGCTGTCCTCCTACCTACGGCGGCGGTGGTCGCAGGAAGACTCAGCCCCCACGaggccctgctgctgctgcttctgggcCTGGGGTTGTTCCTGGGAGCGCGCGGCGTGCCCGTGGCCCTGCTCGGCCTGGCTTTCTGCCTCCATCCTTGGATCTGAGTGCCCTCCAGAAATACACTGGCCATGCTGCTTCCCAGGTCTCCTTTCCTCCATCCTGGGCTGAGCACGCAGGAGCATACCTCTGAGCTCAGGGGACCTCCGGACCCACAATATGGACAGTGGACACCTGGGTCTGAGTCTGAGGACAAGAAATAGAAGGTGAGATGAGGGACAGGGAGCGCAGGACAGGATGTGGCAGCCATTTCCGAGCTTGTGGGTTGGGGTTGGCCATTCTGGCCTCCTCTGTGGTTCCAGAGAATGGGCATCCAGAAAGACGGACAAGAGAGCAGAGTGGGACTGGATATCAGGTAGCAGGGTAGGAACGGGGATCCCGAGGGGACTTCCCGCAGGAAAGCCTGGGAATCTACATCTGTGGGCTCACCCCATGCCCCTGCCAGGCTGGAGGGGCCATGGAGAGGCTGCGCAGCGGCTGGCTCCTCTCTTGGCTGGACTCCACCCCCTCCCGGGTCACAATGGGGatccccggggaggggggggaggagggggaggaatgACAGTGGGGGCTCGACTCTGGCTGCCAGGCGGTCCTGAGCGCTGCAGGAAGCAACATGACTTAGGGGTTTCTGCCCAGAGGTAAGATCCACGCCCCAGCTCaaagccccaccccacccacgcTGGTACCCTCCCGACCCCTGGACCCCCACCTGCCTTGAGGTCCCAGGCATCTCCAGGGCTGCTTCTGCAGCTGGCCTGGCCCTCTCCCTAGGTGCACCAACCATGATGCCGCAGCCCCAAGTGGAGACAGATGCCATCGGGGCCGGCGAGGGGCCGCAGCAGGCAGTGCCCTGGTCGGCCTGGGTCACGCGGCAGGGCTGGGTGCGCTGGTGCAGGTGCCACGTGCCTCGGAGCTGGGCCCAGTGGTGGACCACGTCGGGCTGGTGGCAACCATTTCAGCGTGTGCTGAGGGGTCTGGAGGGGGTCCTCTACCTGCTGCTGTCGCTGATGCTGTGCCACGCGCTCTTCACCACCGGCTCCTACCTGCTGAGCTCCTTGTGGCCTGTCGCGGCCGCAGTGTGGAGCCATCTGCTGCCAGCTGTCCTGCTGTTGGTGCTCAGCGCTCTCCCGGCCCTGCTCTTTACCGCCTCCTTCCTGCTGCTTTTCTCCACGCTGCTGAGCCTCGTGGGCCTTCTCACCTCCATGTCTCACCCAGACTTCGCTCAGGACTCGGACCAATAGAAGGGCAACCCCATCCTGCTGCCTGTGTCTGTTGAACCCTGGCCTAGGGCCTgaggccccggggtggggggggggggagggcagtggccTCAGCAGGCCCCGGACGACCAGTCCCTAGCGCTGCTCGGGCCATAGGTGATGTTGCTAGAGACCAGAGGGTAGACTGGCCTGACCTCCGGGCACCTCCCTCAAGCCCAGGCTGCAGGTACTTGGTGTGGGGCGTCAGGGACTTTGAGAAGAAGGGACAGGGCAGAAGGCTTAGCCAGGAGCGGAGCTGGGCCAAGCCATCTAGAGCTCCCACCAGGGTGGAGACACCACCAGGGCTCCCTTAGCAACTGGCAGCCTCTTTTTCTTCCAGGTGCTCAGCTGTCTCAGCTGCAGACTCATTGAGAACTTCTAGCTTGGTATTCCTCACACTCACCCCCTCTTTCCACTTCCCCAGGCTCTAGAAAGGGCCCACGGACAGAAAGCTGGCCGAGAAAGGGCTGGCCAGAACCCCCATGAGACCTCAGTGAACTCACTTCCCAGTCCTTTCTGCCCAGGCACTCCCCACTCCCTAGACCTCCTACCTTCTGCCTCAGTGCATATCTCTAAGCGGGCCAACTAGGGTAGTGAGGATCCCAAAGGGTTCCCCGCGCTAAGATTCCTAAGGTCTGTTATGGAAAAATGAACGAGAAGTCCCATTTCCCCACTTACACAATGTGTGGCCACGGCCAGTTAATTCTTTTGAACCTCAGGGGTGAGTGGGTCTCAACCCTGTCACGGGGCTGGTGTGAGTCAAAGGCAATACCTTGTGTGTGAAGCACTTCGCAAAGACCGGAAAACTGTAAGATTTTTGCATTGAACTATAAGAAGAATCTGTAGGCTCGAAAGGTCTTCTGACCTCGAAGGTGGTCGAAAGAGCAGGAAGCTTCCCTAGGCCTTCAGAGAGATGCTCTGTCATGGGTACCCTTTTGGCCCTCCGATGGTTAAACGGGGATGGATGGGTGTGGACAAGATGTAAAAGATCGTGTGACATGAAATCTCAAAATGTGCAGATGTTGGACTCTCCTGATTGTGAAATGCTTGGGGCTGGGACTCAGTGCCAGGAGATACTTGGCCAgcggtgtgagtgggggagcgcATAGCCCGTGGGTTTCTGAAACTGTCCCAACAAGCTGCTCACAAGTACCAGGAAGATCGTGGAAGGTGGCATCCCTTCATACCCAGCATGTTGGCGGCCATTCATATACCCGCTAACCCTCCAAGCAACATAGTGATCTGTCATGACCACATAAGGCACATGGCAGACAGCTCTAATCACAGCTAAGACCCACCCGCCTGACCCCTACCCAGTCCTCACCCCACTGCATCTCTAAGCCTAAAATTTCTGCTCCTGGAGCCCCAGAACCAAAGTTCCCCTCTCCTACCACCTAAACATTCAGGCCAATAGGGACCGGCCCCTAGAACACAAGTTTCTGTTTGTTAAAACCCATTTGCTGTGGAGTTTCATAACCATGAAGGCCACTGGTCAGATGCCTTCAGCATCCGCGCCTGAAACTCCAGGCACAgtccttccttccc
Encoded proteins:
- the CA3H20orf141 gene encoding uncharacterized protein C20orf141 homolog; amino-acid sequence: MTQLHLPKPKALAYPIPVPPRGLGAGEGSCSPVGPRMSPWGPNLAQLLDSVLGLGALGLTIRTVFSTAGPALLLLLLVSFLAFDLLHWPADAPRPQHTLLTGGRSQGAGEGPGQREAVLLPTAAVVAGRLSPHEALLLLLLGLGLFLGARGVPVALLGLAFCLHPWI
- the TMEM239 gene encoding transmembrane protein 239 isoform X2 → MWQPFPSLWVGVGHSGLLCGSREWASRKTDKRAEWDWISGSRVGTGIPRGLPAGKPGNLHLWAHPMPLPGWRGHGEAAQRLAPLLAGLHPLPGHNGDPRGGGGGGGGMTVGARLWLPGGPERCRKQHDLGTCLEVPGISRAASAAGLALSLGAPTMMPQPQVETDAIGAGEGPQQAVPWSAWVTRQGWVRWCRCHVPRSWAQWWTTSGWWQPFQRVLRGLEGVLYLLLSLMLCHALFTTGSYLLSSLWPVAAAVWSHLLPAVLLLVLSALPALLFTASFLLLFSTLLSLVGLLTSMSHPDFAQDSDQ
- the TMEM239 gene encoding transmembrane protein 239 isoform X1, encoding MMPQPQVETDAIGAGEGPQQAVPWSAWVTRQGWVRWCRCHVPRSWAQWWTTSGWWQPFQRVLRGLEGVLYLLLSLMLCHALFTTGSYLLSSLWPVAAAVWSHLLPAVLLLVLSALPALLFTASFLLLFSTLLSLVGLLTSMSHPDFAQDSDQ